The Azospirillum baldaniorum DNA window GGTGATGCCGAGATCGCCGACGAAGGCCCCGGCGATCTGCTGGCGTACGGTCGGCTGGTTGGCCTTCAGCCCGAAGCGGCCGAGCGCCTCCACGCCGGCTTCGCGGTCCCAGACGCGGTTGGGCTGGCCGGAGACCACGCCCTCGCGCGCCTGCGCCTCGGCCAGCGCCAGAATGGCGCGCTCCGGCACGGCCTCCAGCAGGCCCAGCCCGAAGACCGGCGGCCCCATGCGCGGCGAGGTCATCGCATCGTCGCCGAGCGGCCCGAAGGCCGGATCGGTGATGCGGATCTCGGGCGCGCGCAGCGGCACCTCGGTGCCGTCGGCCAGACGCTCCACCCGCTCGTGCCACGTGAAGAAGACGCGCGCCTCGGCCGGGACGCCGGGCACCGACTGGTCGTTGATCTGGTCGCCGTAGGCGGGGTGCGGCTTCGGTCCGCCATGCGCGTCCTCGCCGGGCACCGACAGGCGGACCAGCATGGCGCGCAGCGCGTCGTCGGGACCCTGCGGCGGCTCGCCCCGCCCGTTCTTGATGTGGCAGGCGGCGCAGGACAGCCGGTTGTAGGTCGGCCCCAGCCCGTGGAACCCGCCCTCCCCGGCGAAGCCGTTCTGCACCAGCGCCCGTCCGCCGGCCTGGGCGCGGCCGACGCCGGTCCCGGCCTCCGGGTCCGGGCCGCCCGGCGTCCAGACATGGTTGAACAGGATGCGCCCGATGGTGAACTGGACGCGCTGCGCCTCGTCGGCCGGCGGCAGGGTCTGGTCGAAGGCGGCACGCGTCGGGTTGGACGGGGCGGCGGCCTGAACCGCCGCTCCCGCCGTCGCGGACAGGGTGACCGACAGGCCGAGAAGCGCGTGGAGGGTCCGGCGCACGGGTCAGGGCTCCTTGGCGGCGGCCAGCACGGCGCGGGCGGTGTCCGTGGCGGCGGCGCGGGCCTTGCCGATGCGCTCCGCCCACTCCTGGTCGAGCGCCGGGGTGACCGTCAGTCCGGCGGCCTGCTCCTCCGTCACCGGCACGGCGGTGGCGAGGGCCAGCGCCTCCTCCGCTTTCGCGACGAGCGCGGGATCGCCCGTCCGGGCGGCGGCCCGCCGTGCCTCGTCCAGCAGGGCCAGCAGCTCGCGCAGCTCGTCCTGGCGGCGGGTGATCAACGCGTCGAACAGGGCGGCGACCGCCGGCTCGCGGCGGCCGCCCCGCTCCGTCTCGTAGGCGAAGGCATCGGCCGCGGCGAAGGGGTTCCCGGTTCCGGCCGGGGCGTCCCGATAGACCGCGGGGCGGACCGGGTGGCGGCGGATGTCCGGGTGGAAGAGAATGCGCTGCCCCTCCTCCGACAGGGCGAAGGCGACGAAGGCGGCGGCGGCCTTCGGGTGCGGAGCGGCGGCGGTCACGCCGATGTGCGCGGGCAGCCAGGCGGTGCGCTCCGGATAGAGGATCGCCACCGGCTTGCCGTCGGCCTGGGCGTTCAGCGCCTGGAAGTCGATGGTCGGCCCGGCGCCGCGCCGCCCCGAGGCGACGCCGTCGCCCACCCCCGGCCCGCGGTCGGCCAGTTCGGCGCCGGCGGCGATGCGTTGCAGCAGCGTCCAGCCCGCCGTCCAGCCTTCGGCCTGGAGGATGATGTCCACCAGCACCGGGGCGAAGCCGACCCGCGAGGGCACCGGGAAGGCGACGTGCCCGGCCAGCGCGGGGTCGGCAAGGTCGGCCCAGCGCCGCGGCGTCGGCAGCCCGCGGTCCGCCAGATAGGCCGGGTTGACCACGATCCCGTAACCGGCGACCTCGAACGCCTCGAAGCGGCCCGAGGGGTCGGACAGGGTCTGCGCCCCGATGCGGCCCGGCAGCGCCTCGCGATCAAGCTCCGGTGAAGCGGTGTCCAGCGGGCGGAGCCGTCCCTCGTCGCGCAGCAGCGGGAAGTTGCGCAGCGCCGGGGTCCAGTAGACGTCCACGCCCCCCTGGTCGGCGCTGCGCAGGATCGGCATAGCCTCCCGCCCGGTCTTCCAGAGGACGCGCAAGTCGGTGCCGGGATTGGCCCGCTCGAACGCCGCCTCGAACCGCGCGACCAGCTCGTCGGGGTAGCTGGTCAGGACGAGCAGGCTCGATTCCAGGGGCTCCGCATGCAGCGCACCCGGAAGGATGCCCATCGCCAGCACAACCAACGCACGCAATCTCATCGCGGGCTCCGTCACAGGGGACCGATCAGGCGTATCCATTCGCTATGTTTGTTTGGATACAGCGCATACCGGCGTCTGTCAACGGCGCTATATACGTTCGGTATATAACCGTGAAGAAAATATGGAAATGGAAGAAGCGCCCGCTGGCCGGCCGCTCTCACCTCAGGCCGTGATTTAACTCAGAGCTATCGCATTTGGCCTCTATAACCCTCTCCCCTCTGGGGAGAGGGTGGCCCGGAGGGCCGGTGAGGGGGTTGCGCGTGGCGATACGTCCTGCAAAAGCGCAACCCCCTCACCCTAACCCTCTCCCCAGAGGGGAGAGGGGACTTCAAATGCAATCACCCCGTTACTTCACGAGCGGGCAGCCGCTGTCCTTCGGGTTGATGTAGGCCTGCTCGCCGGGAATGGTCTTGAGGATCTTGAAGTAATCCCAGGCCCCTTTCGACTCGCCCGGCGTCTTGATCTGCGCCAGATACATGTCGTTGAAGATCCGGCCGTTGTCGGCGATCTTCGCGTCCTTCATCATCATGTCGCTGATCGGCGTGGCGCGCATCTTGGCGGCGACCTTGTCGGCGTCGTCGGTGCCGGCCTCCTGCACGGCCTTCAGGTAATGCTTGACCGCCGAATAGACGCCTGCCTGGTTCATCGACGGCTTGCGCCCGGTCCGCTCCTCGAACTTCTTCGACCAGGCGCGGGTCTCGTCGTTCATGTCCCAGTAGAAGGAGTTCGCCAGCATCAGCCCCTGCGCGGTGTCGAGGCCCAGCGCGTGGATGTCGTTGACGTTCAGCAGCAGGCCCGCCAGCGTCTGGCCGCCCTGGGGAATGCCGAACTCGGCGGCCTGCTTGACCGCGTTGATGGTGTCGCCGCCGGCGTTGGCGAAGGCGACCACCTCCGCGCCCGAGGCTTGCGCCTGCAACAGGAAGGACGAGAAGTCCGAGCTTGCCAGGGGATGGCGGACGCTGCCCTTGATGGTACCGCCGAGCGTCTTGACGGTGTTGGCCGCCTCCGTTTCCAGCGAATGGCCGAAGGCATAGTCCGCGGTGATGAAGAACCAGCTCTTTTTGCCCTGCTCGACCAGCGCGCGGGCGGTGGAGGACGCCACGGCGTGGTTGTCCCAGGTCCACAGGAAGCCGTAGGGGCTGCAGTCCTTGCCCGTCAGATCGGTGGAGCCGGGGCCGGACATCAGAAAGATGCGCTTCTTGTCCTTGGTGATGCCCTGCACGGCCAGCGCCGCGGCCGAGTTCGGCACGTCGGCGACGACGTCGACCTTCTCGACGTCGATCCACTGGCGGGCGAGGTTGGCGGCGATGTCCGCCTTGTTCTGGTGGTCGCCGACGATGATCTCGATCTTGGTGCCGTTGATGGCGTTGCCGAACTCCTCGGCGGCCAGCCGGGCGGCCACCGCCGAGCCCTCGCCGTTGATGTCGGCGTAGATGCCGGACCGGTCGGACAGCATGCCGATCTTGATGACGTTGTCCGACATCTGGGCCTGGGCCGTGCCGGACGCCAGGGCGGCGAAGGCAACTCCGGCGAGAAGGCCGGCAAGACGGGTGCTGCGCATGGTTCACTCCCTAGGGTGTTGTTTTCTTGGTGGTTGGGGATTCAATGGGTCGTGTAGCCGCCGTCCACGGGGATCGCCGTGCCGGTAATCGACGCGGCGGCGTCGGAGCACAGGAAGGCGATGGCGGCTGCGACCTCCTCCGGCGGAATCAGCCGGCCGGTCGGCATGCGGTCGAG harbors:
- a CDS encoding di-heme oxidoredictase family protein; translation: MRRTLHALLGLSVTLSATAGAAVQAAAPSNPTRAAFDQTLPPADEAQRVQFTIGRILFNHVWTPGGPDPEAGTGVGRAQAGGRALVQNGFAGEGGFHGLGPTYNRLSCAACHIKNGRGEPPQGPDDALRAMLVRLSVPGEDAHGGPKPHPAYGDQINDQSVPGVPAEARVFFTWHERVERLADGTEVPLRAPEIRITDPAFGPLGDDAMTSPRMGPPVFGLGLLEAVPERAILALAEAQAREGVVSGQPNRVWDREAGVEALGRFGLKANQPTVRQQIAGAFVGDLGITTRLYPEPNCPEAQDACAAYVAKDEGPQPELSEAMLDTIHLYTLALQPPPRRNADDPAVHRGEAVFAEAGCARCHAPSLETAEHPRLPGLGGRTIHPYSDLLLHDLGDGLADGRPDHRASGRQWRTAPLWGLGLVPLISDHPAYLHDGRARSPLEAVLWHGGEAQGSADAVRALPTADRAALLSFLASL
- a CDS encoding ABC transporter substrate-binding protein codes for the protein MRLRALVVLAMGILPGALHAEPLESSLLVLTSYPDELVARFEAAFERANPGTDLRVLWKTGREAMPILRSADQGGVDVYWTPALRNFPLLRDEGRLRPLDTASPELDREALPGRIGAQTLSDPSGRFEAFEVAGYGIVVNPAYLADRGLPTPRRWADLADPALAGHVAFPVPSRVGFAPVLVDIILQAEGWTAGWTLLQRIAAGAELADRGPGVGDGVASGRRGAGPTIDFQALNAQADGKPVAILYPERTAWLPAHIGVTAAAPHPKAAAAFVAFALSEEGQRILFHPDIRRHPVRPAVYRDAPAGTGNPFAAADAFAYETERGGRREPAVAALFDALITRRQDELRELLALLDEARRAAARTGDPALVAKAEEALALATAVPVTEEQAAGLTVTPALDQEWAERIGKARAAATDTARAVLAAAKEP
- a CDS encoding ABC transporter substrate-binding protein, with translation MRSTRLAGLLAGVAFAALASGTAQAQMSDNVIKIGMLSDRSGIYADINGEGSAVAARLAAEEFGNAINGTKIEIIVGDHQNKADIAANLARQWIDVEKVDVVADVPNSAAALAVQGITKDKKRIFLMSGPGSTDLTGKDCSPYGFLWTWDNHAVASSTARALVEQGKKSWFFITADYAFGHSLETEAANTVKTLGGTIKGSVRHPLASSDFSSFLLQAQASGAEVVAFANAGGDTINAVKQAAEFGIPQGGQTLAGLLLNVNDIHALGLDTAQGLMLANSFYWDMNDETRAWSKKFEERTGRKPSMNQAGVYSAVKHYLKAVQEAGTDDADKVAAKMRATPISDMMMKDAKIADNGRIFNDMYLAQIKTPGESKGAWDYFKILKTIPGEQAYINPKDSGCPLVK